The Hymenobacter sp. 5317J-9 genome has a window encoding:
- a CDS encoding OsmC family protein, with the protein MNTATARYAGHLRTEATHVASGSVIQTDAPVDNHGRGEAFSPTDLVSTALGACIITTMGIVAERHAWDLTGSTFNVTKHMSTEAPRRIAQIDVALTLPAALDANARTVLERAAHTCPVALSLHPDLVQNVVFEYK; encoded by the coding sequence ATGAACACCGCCACTGCCCGCTACGCCGGCCACCTCCGCACCGAAGCCACCCACGTGGCCTCCGGCTCCGTTATTCAGACCGATGCCCCCGTGGATAACCACGGCCGGGGCGAAGCGTTTTCGCCCACCGACCTGGTGAGTACCGCCCTTGGGGCCTGCATCATCACGACGATGGGCATTGTGGCCGAGCGCCACGCCTGGGACCTCACCGGCAGCACCTTCAACGTTACCAAGCACATGAGCACGGAAGCCCCGCGCCGCATTGCGCAAATTGACGTGGCGCTGACGCTGCCGGCCGCGCTTGATGCCAACGCCCGCACCGTGCTGGAGCGCGCCGCCCACACCTGCCCGGTAGCCCTGAGCCTGCACCCCGACCTGGTGCAGAACGTGGTGTTCGAGTACAAATAG
- the ytxJ gene encoding bacillithiol system redox-active protein YtxJ, which translates to MSTPWLPLTQPEQLTDLAQASHEQPVLIFKHSTTCSISAAAKSKIERQWADSGLDLPIYYLDLLRFRPLSAQIAEQFGVRHESPQLLLIKDGECAYDASHMGIRLSDVQAVVK; encoded by the coding sequence ATGTCGACCCCCTGGCTTCCCCTTACCCAACCCGAACAACTTACCGACCTCGCCCAGGCTTCGCACGAGCAGCCGGTGCTCATTTTCAAGCACAGCACCACCTGCTCCATCAGCGCGGCGGCCAAAAGCAAGATTGAGCGCCAGTGGGCCGACAGCGGCCTTGACCTACCCATTTATTACCTCGACCTGCTGCGTTTTCGCCCCCTCTCGGCCCAGATAGCCGAGCAGTTTGGCGTGCGTCACGAGTCGCCGCAACTGTTGCTCATCAAAGACGGCGAATGCGCCTACGATGCCTCGCACATGGGCATCCGCCTCAGCGACGTGCAGGCAGTGGTGAAGTAG